From Anticarsia gemmatalis isolate Benzon Research Colony breed Stoneville strain chromosome 27, ilAntGemm2 primary, whole genome shotgun sequence, one genomic window encodes:
- the LOC142984651 gene encoding uncharacterized protein LOC142984651: MSSTYLFVVLLLLSIASLQAISPGNDVGPQRYGSPFVDVNENSDSEINESEYSDSNSDSQNVESDEWNRNRGNNYIPADLYARNQNSDDEDLSDYLRNNDQIIPNSETNNFDANPRNEKNLAFYFTDLLKNLLIEPVVNRQQISYEPEDIDVQENRPLLRSGYDDRSAVFAGNILTLINTGTITNFSASITLEGRKFIIHNETISTGVHLANANITGEAQAEIIIELLSFRKKHDLKILGKKGKKKLIRAIIKNIAEGTILIINSGTMIGCVFEFPGPGTCPTLPPVTETTVTETTPTEIPTTASPTTESPTTASPTTESPTTASPPTESPTTASPPTEKPTTASPPTEKPTTASPPTEKPTTASPPTEKPTTASPPTESPTTASPPTESPTTASPSTESPAPETTTEPTKAPVKRDLEAQKEFY; the protein is encoded by the exons ATGTCTTCgacttatttat TTGTAGTTTTACTTTTGCTAAGTATAGCATCGCTTCAAGCAATATCACCGGGTAATGATGTTGGACCACAGCGGTATGGGTCACCGTTTGTTGATGTAAATGAAAATTCAGATTcg gaAATAAACGAATCCGAATATTCGGATTCGAATTCTGACAGCCAGAACGTCGAAAGCGACGAATGGAATCGAAATCGCGGAAACAATTACATTCCCGCCGATTTGTATGCCAGAAACCAAAATAGTGACGATGAAGATCTAAGTGACTACTTAAGAAATAATGATCAAATTATACCTAACTCAGAAACGAATAACTTTGATGCTAATCCTAGGAATGAGAAAAATCTAGCTTTTTATTTCacagatttattaaaaaatcttttgatagaGCCTGTGGTTAATAGACAACAAATAAGTTATGAACCAGAAGATATAGATGTACAAGAAAACCGGCCTTTACTCAGATCTGGTTATGATGACAGAAGTGCAGTGTTTGCCGGAAACAtactaactttaataaatactgGGACTATAACTAATTTTAGCGCATCAATCACTTTAGAAGGTCGTAAATTTATCATTCATAATGAAACTATTAGTACTGGAGTGCACTTAGCTAACGCAAATATAACAGGGGAAGCTCAAGCCGAAATTATAATAGAATTGCTCAGTTTCAGAAAGAAACATGACTTAAAAATCTTGGGTAAAAAGGGTAAGAAGAAATTGATTCGCGCTATCATAAAGAATATTGCCGAAGGGACTATACTGATTATAAATTCTGGCACTATGATTGGATGCGTGTTTGAATTCCCTGGACCGGGTACATGTCCTACTCTACCTCCGGTAACTGAAACTACTGTGACAGAAACTACCCCGACCGAAATTCCTACCACGGCAAGCCCCACTACGGAAAGTCCTACCACGGCAAGCCCCACGACAGAAAGTCCCACCACCGCAAGCCCCCCTACAGAGAGCCCTACTACGGCAAGCCCCCCGACGGAAAAACCTACCACGGCAAGCCCCCCAACGGAAAAACCTACCACGGCAAGCCCCCCAACGGAAAAACCTACCACGGCAAGCCCCCCAACGGAAAAACCTACCACGGCGAGCCCCCCGACTGAAAGCCCTACCACTGCAAGCCCCCCTACGGAAAGTCCTACTACGGCAAGTCCCTCCACCGAAAGTCCAGCCCCTGAAACTACCACGGAACCCACAAAAGCCCCAGTTAAAAGAGACTTAGAAGCTCAGAAAG AGTTTTATTAG
- the LOC142984573 gene encoding uncharacterized protein LOC142984573: protein MGSRLIFLLLYTSVVFANPCGNRRRRALPHASECHKYTYCKRGVPKEGECQYGFKFDGTTYTCNTPSKVDCQQFTTTPRPTPRQTPCPPVAPPTSSPNPWPYCNDTTKIEMIPDEEDCKSFYICIWGDRVHKNCLDDLYFSSSKLTCLPKDQADCPGSSLSRTEDSKEEDKMPECGVEDSWLKPDPKDCSVYYKCYNGFVSLVKCPEDYLFHRQKLVCLPKYQVTCEEILDKPSITTIAPVVTDSGTVDQGSFPKCDFIEFWLLPDNKDCSYYYVCLFGQIRHKACSDGYRFNAKILKCQEAHTVECSSATALPTTPQLSTQTPQRACLEFDVWWAPDLNDCNKYFFCNMGLYTHKRCPQGYHFSREEHRCRPESVANCVGTTTEAQKPTTSETEPPTTKEVLSTTKHEQSTTIKEEATSKVTLSPTTEEPDSTTLKPEFSTTEKEHSTTKVPLSTTTDEIDSTTLNPELSTTEKEHSTTEIEHPTTKNESSTTLEPEQPSTKPTKPDKKCGPYQIWWLPDPKNCSNYYLCYYGRLSHRRCPKDHHFSVNKTRCLPEKEAGCVLHETTTEQASTTTESSTTSEVSTTTDTDHTTPEVSSTTPGSSSTTPEESSTTLEQSSTTTEESSTTPEESSTTPEESSTTPEESSTTPEESSTTPEQSSTTPEESSTTPEESSTTPEESSTTPEESSTTPEESSTTPEESSTTPEESSTTTEESSTTPEKSSTTPEQSSTTPEKSSTTPEQSSTTPEESSTTPEESSTTPEESSTTPEESSTTPEESSTTPEQSSTTPEESSTTTEESSTTPEESSTTPEESSTTPEHSSTTPEESSTTTEESSTTIEESSTTLEESSTTPEESSTTPEESSTTPEESSTTPEESSTTPEESSTTPEESSTTPEESSTTPEESSTTPKESSTTPEESSTTPEESSTTPEESSTTPEESSTTPEESSTTPEESSTTPEESSTTPEESSTTPKESSTTPEESSTTPEESSTTPEESSTTPEESSTTPEESSTTPEESSTTPEESSTTPEESSTTPEQSSTTPEESSTTTEESSTTTEVSSTTPEESSTTPEESSTTLEESSTTPEESSTTPEESSTTPEHSSTTPEESSTTPEESSTTPEESSTTPEESSTTPEESSTTLEESSTTPEESSTTPEESSTTPEHSSTTPEESSTTPEESSTTPEESSTTPEESSTTPKESSTTPEESSTTPEESSTTPEESSTTPEESSTTPEESSTTPEESSTTPEESSTTPEQSSTTPEQSSTTPEESSTTTEESSTTTEVSSTTPEESSTTPEESSTTLEESSTTPEESSTTPEESSTTPEHSSTTPEDSSTTTEESSTTPEESSTTTEESSTTPEESSTTPEESSTTPEQSSTTPEESSTTPEESSTTPEQSSTTSEESSTTPEESSTTPEQSSTTPDESSTTPEESSTTPEESSTTPEESSTTPEESSTTTEESSTTPEESSTTPEESSTTPEESSITPEQSSTTPEESSTTSEESSTTPEESSTTPEESSTTPEESSTTTEESSTTPEESSTTPEQSSTTPEESSTIPEQSSTTPEESSTTPEESSTTPEESSTTPEQSSTTPEETSTTPEESSTTTEESSTTPEESSTTPEQSSTTPEESSTTTEESSTTPEESSTTPEQSSTTPEESSTTLEESSTTPEKSSTTPEESSTTTEESSTTPEESSTTPEQSSTTPEESSTTPEESSTTPEESSTTPEQTSTTPEESSATPEESSTTPEESSTTPEESSTTPEESSTTPEESSTTTEESSTTPEESSTTPEESSTTPEQSSTTPEESSTTPEESSTTPEQSSTTPEESSTAPEESSTTPEQSSTTPEESSTAPEESSTTPEESSTTPEQSSTTPEESSTTPEESSTTPEQSSTTPEESSTRPEESSTTPEQSSTTPEESSTTPEESSTTPEQSSTTPEESSTTLEESSTTPEKSSTTPDESSTTTEESSTTPEESSTTPEQSSTTPEESSTTPEESSTTPEESSTTPEQSSTTPEESSTTPEESSTTPEESSTTPEESSTTPEESSTTPEESSTTTEESSTTPEESSTTPEESSTTPEQSSTTPEESSTTPEESSTTPEQSSTTPEESSTAPEESSTTPEQSSTTPEESSTAPEESSTTPEESSTTPEQSSTTPEESSTTPEESSTTPEQSSTTPEESSTTPEESSTTPEESSTTPEQSSTTPEESSTTTEESSTTTEVSSTTPEESSTTPEESSTTTEESSTTLEESSTTPEESSTTPEESSTTPEHSSTTPEDSSTTTEESSTTPEESSTTTEESSTTPEESSTTPEESSTTPEESSTTPEESSTTPEESSTTPEQSSTTPEESSTTPEESSTTPEQSSTTPEESSTTPEESSTTPEQSSTTPDESSTTPEESSTTPEESSTTPEESSTTPEESSTTTEESSTTPEESSTTPEESSTTPEESSTTPEESSTTTEESSTTPEESSTTPEESSTTPEQISTTPEESSTTPEESSTTPEESSTTPEESSTTTEESSTTPEESSTTPEESSTKPEESSTTPEESSTTPEESSTTPEESSTTPEESSTTPEEISTTPEESSTTKDVALTTPGASVTTVDDTTSEITGSSITESSTPPFQSTSDSSATVTEAESTDLQTGSETTEANLSTDQSPTTEKGTSTISEISSSTIDGTTTTENVSSHTDSLSTTDAISTEEITSTASGSSTPEECSTTEKDITTPEERSTTPEDSSTTESDITTPEDRSTTPEESSTTESDITTPEEKSTTPEERSTTPEERSTTPEERSTTPEESSTTESDITMPEERSTTSEESSTTENHITTPEERSTTPEESSTTESHITTPEERSTTTEESSTTPEESSTTPEESSTTPEESFSTIAPYICGDFDLWTKPDDKSCEHYYMCVYGDLSHRKCPGEYEYNRRLLKCEDKSTAGCSVTTTVTTPVPTKPTPTKPRPTTPSPTTPRPTTPRPTTPGPTTWATPAPYIKCDNDTSIYFKPDPKDCTKYYICVFGQAYQQNCPDGFEFSPKLRMCRIPHIAECNAICSKDGIYFQAHPTDDTKYYICFNKNPIPQKCPQKFTFDRKTMTCVTTVDCFKDK from the exons ATGG GGTCCCGGTTGATATTCCTTCTGCTATACACATCGGTAGTGTTCGCCAACCCTTGCGGGAACCGCCGCCGTAGAGCCCTCCCTCATGCATCGGAATGTCACAAGTATACCTACTGTAAGAGAGGAGTGCCGAAAGAGGGGGAGTGCCAGTACGGGTTTAAATTTGATGGGACTACTTAT ACCTGCAACACACCGTCAAAAGTCGACTGCCAGCAGTTCACTACCACCCCTCGCCCCACTCCCCGTCAGACACCATGCCCCCCCGTCGCTCCCCCCACCTCGTCCCCCAACCCCTGGCCTTACTGCAACGACACCACCAAGATCGAGATGATACCTGACGAAGAAGACTGCAAgtctttttatatttgtatttgggGTGACAGGGTTCATAAAAACTGCTTGGATGACCTATATTTTAGTTCTAGTAAGTTG ACATGTCTGCCAAAAGACCAGGCCGACTGTCCAGGGTCCTCATTATCTCGCACAGAAGATTCTAAAGAGGAAGACAAGATGCCAGAGTGTGGTGTTGAAGACTCCTGGCTTAAACCAGACCCTAAAGACTGTAGCGTTTACTACAAATGTTATAACGGCTTTGTTTCACTAGTTAAATGTCCTGAGGATTATTTGTTTCATCGTCAAAAGTTG GTCTGCCTACCAAAATATCAAGTAACTTGTGAAGAAATCTTAGACAAACCTTCAATTACTACCATCGCGCCTGTTGTAACAGACTCTGGGACTGTTGACCAAGGTTCTTTTCCAAAATGTGACTTTATTGAGTTCTGGTTGTTGCCGGATAACAAGGACTGCTCGTATTATTACGTGTGCTTGTTTGGACAAATAAGACATAAGGCTTGCTCGGATGGATATAGATTTAACGCTAAGATATTG AAATGTCAAGAGGCACATACCGTCGAATGTTCAAGTGCCACAGCATTACCTACCACTCCTCAACTCTCTACACAGACTCCACAGCGCGCTTGCCTCGAGTTTGATGTTTGGTGGGCACCAGACTTGAAtgattgtaataaatacttCTTCTGCAATATGGGACTTTATACTCATAAACGTTGCCCTCAAGGCTACCACTTCAGTCGCGAGGAACac AGATGTCGTCCAGAAAGCGTTGCTAATTGTGTAGGAACAACCACTGAGGCCCAAAAACCAACAACTTCGGAAACCGAGCCACCAACAACTAAAGAAGTACTATCAACAACAAAACACGAGCAATCAACAACAATTAAAGAAGAAGCAACATCGAAAGTAACGTTATCACCAACTACTGAGGAACCAGACTCAACAACTTTGAAACCAGAGTTCTCAACAACAGAAAAAGAGCATTCAACAACAAAAGTACCTTTATCGACAACGACTGATGAAATAGACTCGACAACTTTGAATCCAGAGTTGTCAACAACAGAAAAAGAGCATTCAACAACAGAAATAGAGCATCCAACAACAAAAAATGAGTCGTCAACAACTTTAGAGCCTGAACAACCTAGCACTAAGCCGACAAAACCGGACAAAAAGTGTGGTCCTTACCAGATATGGTGGTTGCCGGACCCTAAGAATTGTAGTAATTATTACCTATGTTACTACGGCCGGTTATCGCACAGAAGGTGTCCTAAGGATCATCATTTTAGTGTTAACAAAACG AGGTGCCTTCCAGAGAAAGAAGCCGGCTGCGTATTACATGAAACTACTACAGAACAAGCCTCCACTACTACTGAGAGCTCCACTACATCCGAAGTGAGCACGACCACTGATACTGACCACACTACTCCCGAAGTGAGCTCCACAACGCCTGGAtcgagctccactactcctgaagagagctccactactctcGAACAGAGTTCAACAACaactgaagagagctccacaacgcctgaagagagctccactactcctgaagagagctccacaacgcctgaagagagctccactactcctgaagagagctccactactcccgaACAGAGTTCAacaacgcctgaagagagctccacaacgcctgaagagagctccactactcctgaagagagctccactactcctgaagagagctccactactcctgaagagagctccactactcctgaagagagctccactactcctgaagagagctccactactactgaagagagctccacaacgcctgaaaagagctccactactcccgaACAGAGTTCAACAACGCCTGAaaagagctccactactcccgaACAGAGTTCAacaacgcctgaagagagctccactactcctgaagagagctccactactcctgaagagagctccacaacgcctgaagagagctccactactcctgaagagagctccactactcccgaacaaagttcaacaacacctgaagagagctccactactactgaagagagctccacaacgcctgaagagagctccactactcctgaagagagctccactactcccgaACATAGTTCAACAAcacctgaagagagctccactactactgaagagagctccactactattgaagagagctccactactcttgaagagagctccacaacgcctgaagagagctccactactcctgaagagagctccactactcctgaagagagctccactactcctgaagagagctccacaactcctgaagagagctccactactcctgaagagagctccactactcctgaagagagctccactactcctgaagagagctccactactcccaAAGAGAGTTCAacaacgcctgaagagagctccactactcctgaagagagctccactactcctgaagagagctccactactcctgaagagagctccacaactcctgaagagagctccactactcctgaagagagctccactactcctgaagagagctccactactcctgaagagagctccactactcccaAAGAGAGTTCAacaacgcctgaagagagctccactactcctgaagagagctccactactcctgaagagagctccacaactcctgaagagagctccactactcctgaagagagctccactactcctgaagagagctccactactcctgaagagagctccacaacgcctgaagagagctccactactcccgaacaaagttcaacaacacctgaagagagctccactactactgaagagagctccactactacTGAAgtgagctccactactcctgaagagagctccactactcctgaagagagctccactactcttgaagagagctccacaacgcctgaagagagctccactactcctgaagagagctccactactcccgaACATAGTTCAACAAcacctgaagagagctccactactcctgaagagagctccactactcctgaagagagctccactactcctgaagagagctccactactcctgaagagagctccactactcttgaagagagctccacaacgcctgaagagagctccactactcctgaagagagctccactactcccgaACATAGTTCAACAAcacctgaagagagctccactactcctgaagagagctccactactcctgaagagagctccactactcctgaagagagctccactactcccaAAGAGAGTTCAacaacgcctgaagagagctccactactcctgaagagagctccactactcctgaagagagctccacaactcctgaagagagctccactactcctgaagagagctccactactcctgaagagagctccactactcctgaagagagctccacaacgcctgaacagagctccactactcccgaacaaagttcaacaacacctgaagagagctccactactactgaagagagctccactactacTGAAgtgagctccactactcctgaagagagctccactactcctgaagagagctccactactcttgaagagagctccacaacgcctgaagagagctccactactcctgaagagagctccactactcccgaACATAGTTCAACAACACCTGAAGATAGCTCCACTACtactgaagagagctccactactcctgaagagagctccactactactgaagagagctccacaacgcctgaagagagctccactactcctgaagagagctccactactcccgaACAGAGTTCAacaacgcctgaagagagctccacaacgcctgaagagagctccactactcccgaacaaagttcaacaacatctgaagagagctccactactcctgaagagagctccactactcccgaACAAAGTTCAACAACACCTGATGAGAGCTCCacaacgcctgaagagagctccactactcctgaagagagctccactactcctgaagagagctcgactactcctgaagagagctccactactactgaagagagctccacaacgcctgaagagagctccactactcctgaagagagctccactactcctgaagagagctccattACTCCCGAACAGAGTTCAacaacgcctgaagagagctccacaacgtctgaagagagctccactactcctgaagagagctccactactcctgaagagagctccactactcctgaagagagctccactactactgaagagagctccacaacgcctgaagagagctccactactcccgaACAGAGTTCAacaacgcctgaagagagctccactattcccgaacaaagttcaacaacacctgaagagagctccacaacgcctgaagagagctccactactcctgaagagagctccactactcccgaACAAAGTTCAACAACACCTGAAGAGacctccactactcctgaagagagctccactactactgaagagagctccacaacgcctgaagagagctccactactcccgaacaaagttcaacaacacctgaagagagctccactactactgaagagagctccacaacgcctgaagagagctccactactcccgaacaaagttcaacaacacctgaagagagctccactactcttgaagagagctccacaacGCCTGAAAAGAGCTCCacaacgcctgaagagagctccactactactgaagagagctccacaacgcctgaagagagctccactactcccgaacaaagttcaacaacacctgaagagagctccacaacgcctgaagagagctccactactcctgaagagagctccactactcccgaACAGACTTCAacaacgcctgaagagagctccgcaacgcctgaagagagctccactactcctgaagagagctccactactcctgaagagagctccactactcctgaagagagctccactactcctgaagagagctccactacaactgaagagagctccacaacgcctgaagagagctccactactcctgaagagagctccactactcccgaACAGAGTTCAacaacgcctgaagagagctccacaacgcctgaagagagctccactactcccgaacaaagttcaacaacacctgaagagagctccactgctcctgaagagagctccactactcccgaacaaagttcaacaacacctgaagagagctccacagcgcctgaagagagctccactactcctgaagagagctccactactcccgaacaaagttcaacaacacctgaagagagctccactactcccgaagagagctccactactcccgaacaaagttcaacaacacctgaagagagctccacaaggcctgaagagagctccactactcccgaacaaagttcaacaacacctgaagagagctccactactcctgaagagagctccactactcccgaacaaagttcaacaacacctgaagagagctccactactcttgaagagagctccacaacGCCTGAAAAGAGCTCCACAACGCCTGACGAGAGCTCCACTACtactgaagagagctccacaacgcctgaagagagctccactactcccgaacaaagttcaacaacacctgaagagagctccacaacgcctgaagagagctccactactcctgaagagagctccactactcccgaACAGAGTTCAacaacgcctgaagagagctccacaacgcctgaagagagctccactactcctgaagagagctccactactcctgaagagagctccactactcctgaagagagctccactactcctgaagagagctccactacaactgaagagagctccacaacgcctgaagagagctccactactcctgaagagagctccactactcccgaACAGAGTTCAacaacgcctgaagagagctccacaacgcctgaagagagctccactactcccgaacaaagttcaacaacacctgaagagagctccactgctcctgaagagagctccactactcccgaacaaagttcaacaacacctgaagagagctccacagcgcctgaagagagctccactactcctgaagagagctccactactcccgaacaaagttcaacaacacctgaagagagctccactactcccgaagagagctccactactcccgaacaaagttcaacaacacctgaagagagctccacaacgcctgaagagagctccactactcctgaagagagctccactactcccgaacaaagttcaacaacacctgaagagagctccactactactgaagagagctccactactacTGAAgtgagctccactactcctgaagagagctccactactcctgaagagagctccactactactgaagagagctccactactcttgaagagagctccacaacgcctgaagagagctccactactcctgaagagagctccactactcccgaACATAGTTCAACAACACCTGAAGATAGCTCCACTACtactgaagagagctccactactcctgaagagagctccactactactgaagagagctccacaacgcctgaagagagctccactactcctgaagagagctccactactcctgaagagagctccactactcctgaagagagctccactactcctgaagagagctccactactcccgaACAGAGTTCAacaacgcctgaagagagctccacaacgcctgaagagagctccactactcccgaacaaagttcaacaacacctgaagagagctccactactcctgaagagagctccactactcccgaACAAAGTTCAACAACACCTGATGAGAGCTCCacaacgcctgaagagagctccactactcctgaagagagctccactactcctgaagagagctcgactactcctgaagagagctccactactactgaagagagctccacaacgcctgaagagagctctactactcctgaagagagctccactactcctgaagagagctccactactcctgaagagagctccactactactgaagagagctccacaacgcctgaagagagctccactactcctgaagagagctccactactcccgaACAGATTTCAacaacgcctgaagagagctccacaacgcctgaagagagctccactactcctgaagagagctccactactcctgaagagagctccactactactgaagagagctccacaacgcctgaagagagctccactactcctgaagagagctccacaaagcctgaagagagctccactactcctgaagagagctcaacaacacctgaagagagctccacaacgcctgaagagagctctactactcctgaagagagctccactactcctgaagagatttcaacaacgcctgaagagagctccactaccaAGGACGTTGCCTTGACGACTCCAGGAGCTAGTGTAACCACAGTAGATGATACTACATCAGAAATTACTGGTTCCAGCATAACTGAGAGTAGCACTCCTCCCTTTCAAAGTACAAGTGACAGTAGTGCTACTGTCACGGAAGCTGAGTCGACGGATTTACAAACTGGTTCTGAAACTACAGAAGCTAATCTATCGACTGACCAAAGCCCTACGACTGAAAAAGGAACTTCGACTATCAGCGAAATTAGCTCAAGTACAATTGATGGTACAACAACTACTGAAAATGTATCCAGTCATACTGATAGTTTAAGTACCACTGATGCAATATCTACTGAAGAAATTACAAGTACAGCTTCTGGAAGCAGCACTCCTGAAGAGTGCTCGACCACTGAAAAAGACATAACTACGCCTGAAGAGAGATCAACTACTCCTGAAGACAGTTCCACTACTGAAAGTGACATAACCACGCCTGAAGATAGATctactactcctgaagagagctctaCTACTGAAAGTGACATAACCACGCCTGAAGAGAAATcaactactcctgaagagagatcaactactcctgaagagagatcaactactcctgaagagagatcaactactcctgaagagagctccactactgaAAGTGACATAACTATGCCTGAAGAGAGATCCACTACttctgaagagagctccactactgaAAATCACATAACCACGCCTGAAGAGAGATCAAccactcctgaagagagctccactactgaAAGTCACATAACCACGCCTGAAGAGAGATCAACTACTACTGAAGaaagctccactactcctgaagaaaGCTCCAcaactcctgaagagagctccactactcctgaagaaaGCTTTTCAACCATAGCGCCTTACATTTGCGGTGATTTTGATTTGTGGACGAAACCAGACGACAAGAGTTGTGAACACTATTATATGTGTGTCTATGGAGACTTGTCTCATAGAAAATGTCCGGGAGAATACGAGTATAATCGTAGACTATTG AAATGCGAAGACAAATCAACAGCCGGTTGCAGCGTAACAACAACAGTAACTACCCCGGTCCCAACAAAACCTACCCCAACAAAACCTCGGCCAACAACTCCTTCCCCAACAACTCCTCGCCCAACAACTCCCCGCCCTACAACTCCGGGCCCAACAACTTGGGCTACACCGGCTCCTTACATCAAGTGCGACAACGATAcatctatatattttaaaccagatCCCAAAGATTGTACTAAATACTACATCTGCGTGTTCGGACAGGCGTATCAACAAAATTGTCCAGATGGTTTTGAGTTCAGCCCTAAATTGCGA ATGTGCCGCATCCCCCACATAGCAGAATGCAACGCTATATGCTCAAAAGACGGTATATACTTCCAAGCACACCCGACTGATGACACCAAGTATTATATCTGTTTCAACAAGAACCCTATACCGCAGAAGTGCCCGCAAAAATTCACATTTGATAGGAAAACTATG ACTTGCGTGACTACGGTGGACTGTTTCAAAGACAAATAA